In one Acidimicrobium ferrooxidans DSM 10331 genomic region, the following are encoded:
- a CDS encoding N,N-dimethylformamidase beta subunit family domain-containing protein, which produces MPGMHSRSDRRPRSAGRNPFVIATIVVVIAALVGGAIALVAHPRTAPHTTPTTPHRRRHAQPATFLGPWGVEARWVIQENDKPGTTAWRIGLQPANTFIEGYSNRPQARLGQMVDLYVSTNAPTFTVEAFRMGWYHGTGARLVWHSGVLAGHVEPACPVSAPLYMVQCSWQRATQFAITPAFVQGDYLLKLVASNGAASYVPLTVWDPSSKAAYVVMNAVFTWQVFNPFGGYDLYQQGASTAPGYPPPDRSRVVSFDRPYGYGNGAATFITNELPLIELMERHGLDVTYWTDITLATHGALLTNHRVLLSLGHDEEWSLRMREAVLQAEGRGVNLVFFGASPILRKVRLAASPLGPNLEVVNYRDPQEDPLYGVDNARVTQNWWGQAPADAPASEIVGDSYIGFNNTQHFPLVVTDASSWLYAGTGLTNGATVPNVLFTDFDGYIPARPNPPGVEILAHSPVVIGFSGAHYYADTTYVTSPTSKAGVFESGTNNWIPALAPCGADTSGCPAPILTTMTRNILRLFGEGPTGLVAPSTANWQRFYAPGSLGAEG; this is translated from the coding sequence ATGCCTGGGATGCACAGCCGCTCGGATCGACGCCCGCGATCAGCAGGGCGCAATCCGTTCGTCATCGCGACGATCGTCGTGGTCATCGCGGCGCTCGTCGGTGGCGCGATCGCGCTCGTTGCCCATCCACGGACGGCCCCCCACACCACGCCGACCACGCCACATCGCCGACGACATGCGCAGCCGGCCACCTTCCTCGGCCCCTGGGGCGTCGAGGCTCGCTGGGTGATCCAGGAGAACGACAAGCCCGGTACCACGGCGTGGCGGATCGGCCTCCAACCCGCCAACACCTTCATCGAGGGCTACTCCAACCGTCCCCAAGCCCGTCTCGGCCAAATGGTCGACCTGTACGTGTCGACGAACGCGCCCACGTTCACCGTCGAGGCGTTCCGGATGGGCTGGTACCACGGGACCGGCGCTCGCCTGGTGTGGCACTCTGGGGTCCTCGCCGGCCACGTCGAGCCCGCCTGTCCCGTGAGTGCGCCCCTCTACATGGTGCAGTGCTCCTGGCAACGAGCGACCCAGTTCGCGATCACCCCCGCCTTCGTGCAGGGCGACTACCTCCTCAAGCTGGTCGCCTCCAACGGAGCTGCGAGCTACGTCCCCCTCACGGTCTGGGATCCATCGTCGAAGGCCGCCTACGTGGTCATGAACGCGGTCTTCACCTGGCAGGTCTTCAACCCCTTCGGTGGCTACGACCTCTACCAGCAGGGCGCGTCGACCGCGCCGGGCTACCCCCCTCCTGATCGCTCACGCGTAGTCTCGTTCGACCGGCCCTACGGCTACGGCAACGGCGCGGCGACCTTCATCACCAACGAACTCCCCCTCATCGAGCTCATGGAGCGCCACGGCCTCGACGTGACCTACTGGACCGACATCACCCTGGCCACCCACGGAGCCCTGCTCACCAACCATCGCGTTCTCCTCTCGCTCGGCCACGACGAGGAGTGGTCGCTGCGCATGCGCGAGGCGGTGCTCCAGGCCGAGGGACGAGGGGTCAACCTGGTGTTCTTCGGGGCGAGCCCCATCCTCCGCAAGGTCCGCCTCGCCGCGAGCCCGCTCGGACCCAACCTCGAGGTCGTCAACTATCGCGACCCGCAGGAGGACCCGCTCTATGGCGTCGACAACGCCCGTGTCACCCAGAACTGGTGGGGACAAGCCCCGGCGGACGCACCGGCCTCCGAGATCGTCGGGGACTCCTACATCGGTTTCAACAACACCCAGCATTTCCCGCTCGTCGTGACGGACGCATCGTCGTGGCTGTATGCGGGCACCGGCCTCACGAACGGTGCCACGGTGCCCAACGTGCTCTTCACCGACTTCGACGGCTACATCCCTGCGCGGCCGAACCCACCGGGCGTCGAGATCCTCGCCCACTCACCGGTCGTGATCGGCTTCTCCGGGGCGCATTACTACGCCGACACGACCTACGTGACGAGCCCCACCTCGAAGGCGGGGGTCTTCGAGAGCGGCACGAACAACTGGATCCCAGCGCTCGCTCCGTGTGGGGCGGACACGAGCGGCTGTCCCGCTCCGATCCTCACCACCATGACGCGCAACATCTTGCGCCTCTTCGGTGAAGGCCCCACCGGTCTCGTCGCGCCCTCGACGGCGAACTGGCAGCGCTTCTACGCGCCAGGTTCGCTCGGAGCGGAGGGCTGA
- a CDS encoding GNAT family N-acetyltransferase, which produces MPIDPNHPLVHFAPELGVAIRTPVVTLASPTMDELARLAERAGEGIHAPDAMPFSTAWTRGSADEVASRVVRHWLRTVGANEATPIATLPFVVFHPTEGPIGVQDLVLARGWPSLATVSTGSWLTAAAQGRGIGTWMRRAVLTLAFRHLGAARAETTAHADNLASRRVSEKVGYREVGTSIALVEGRERLLVHYRLERGDVEDDPSIIVTGLGPEVLKRLMAIPAT; this is translated from the coding sequence GTGCCCATCGATCCGAACCATCCCCTGGTGCACTTCGCGCCGGAGCTCGGCGTGGCGATCCGCACCCCCGTCGTCACACTCGCATCCCCCACCATGGACGAACTCGCCCGCCTCGCCGAGCGAGCCGGTGAGGGCATCCACGCACCTGACGCCATGCCCTTCTCGACCGCGTGGACCCGGGGCAGCGCTGACGAAGTGGCGAGCCGTGTCGTTCGCCACTGGCTCCGGACCGTCGGTGCGAACGAGGCGACGCCGATCGCAACGCTGCCCTTCGTCGTTTTCCACCCGACCGAGGGGCCGATCGGCGTCCAGGACCTCGTCCTCGCCCGAGGGTGGCCGAGCCTTGCCACCGTCTCGACGGGCTCATGGCTCACCGCAGCTGCGCAGGGACGCGGCATCGGCACCTGGATGCGCCGCGCGGTGCTCACGCTCGCCTTTCGCCACCTCGGCGCCGCTCGGGCCGAGACCACCGCCCACGCCGACAACCTCGCGAGCCGTCGCGTGAGCGAGAAGGTCGGCTATCGGGAGGTCGGCACCAGCATCGCCCTCGTCGAGGGGCGCGAACGCCTCCTCGTGCACTACCGGCTCGAGCGCGGCGACGTCGAGGACGACCCCTCGATCATCGTCACCGGTCTCGGGCCCGAGGTCCTCAAGCGACTCATGGCCATACCCGCCACCTGA
- a CDS encoding gamma-glutamyl-gamma-aminobutyrate hydrolase family protein yields MLIGVTAGLIGEAKPRYVGLHDGYLRGLARAGAAAVVWPSTLGVGDPADVAARAKELVQSVAGIVLTGGGDVGPERYGESARTERLYGVEPARDELEIALVHAALDAGVALLAVCRGVQILNVALGGTLVQDLEEAGYRRHSVPEHEYDVAHDVLVEPDSVLASLVGTHYGVNSLHHQAVERPAEGARVVARSEDGVIEALEGRGFLAVQWHPERMLDSDERAQGLFEWLVAHGSRS; encoded by the coding sequence ATGCTCATCGGAGTCACTGCCGGCCTGATCGGTGAGGCAAAGCCGCGCTACGTCGGTCTGCACGACGGCTATCTCCGTGGCCTCGCGCGAGCAGGCGCGGCCGCGGTCGTGTGGCCGAGCACGCTCGGGGTCGGCGATCCGGCCGACGTGGCGGCACGGGCCAAGGAGCTCGTCCAGAGCGTCGCAGGGATCGTGCTCACCGGTGGCGGCGACGTCGGGCCCGAGCGCTATGGCGAGTCTGCGCGCACCGAGCGGCTCTACGGCGTCGAGCCGGCGCGTGACGAGCTCGAGATCGCGTTGGTCCACGCGGCGCTCGATGCGGGTGTCGCGCTGCTCGCGGTGTGTCGGGGAGTGCAGATCCTGAACGTGGCCCTCGGCGGCACGCTGGTCCAGGACCTCGAGGAGGCGGGCTATCGTCGCCACAGCGTGCCCGAGCACGAGTACGACGTCGCCCACGACGTGCTCGTCGAGCCAGACAGCGTGCTCGCGAGCCTGGTCGGAACGCACTACGGCGTCAACTCGCTCCACCACCAAGCGGTGGAGCGTCCGGCCGAAGGGGCCCGCGTCGTCGCTCGCTCCGAGGACGGGGTCATCGAGGCGCTCGAGGGACGGGGGTTCCTCGCGGTCCAGTGGCATCCGGAGCGCATGCTCGACAGCGATGAGCGGGCTCAAGGCTTGTTCGAGTGGCTGGTCGCTCACGGGAGCCGGTCATGA
- a CDS encoding HAD-IA family hydrolase, whose translation MSLRAVIFDVDGTLAETERDGHRVAYNQAFAQFGLDIHWSVEEYGRWLQVAGGKERVEAYLAEHPDAAPNGVDLDALHEAKNAAYAAIVAAGGISLRPGVRRLLDELASAKVAVAAASTTTFPSLDALLRAELGPDWQDRFAALALGDVVVRKKPDPGIYHWALGALGSSYDTVVAIEDNRNGLLAAKGAGLAVVVTRSLYAKDEDLHEADVLASSLGEPASPATIVVDGAPHEGVVDLALLERLVERG comes from the coding sequence ATGAGTCTGCGAGCCGTGATCTTCGACGTCGACGGTACGCTCGCCGAGACCGAACGCGACGGGCATCGAGTCGCCTACAACCAGGCGTTCGCGCAGTTCGGTCTCGACATTCACTGGAGCGTCGAGGAGTACGGGCGGTGGCTCCAGGTCGCTGGCGGCAAGGAGCGGGTCGAGGCCTACCTCGCCGAGCATCCCGACGCCGCTCCCAACGGGGTCGATCTCGATGCGCTCCACGAGGCCAAGAACGCCGCCTACGCCGCGATCGTCGCCGCTGGCGGCATCTCGTTGCGGCCTGGAGTGCGTCGACTGCTCGACGAGCTCGCGAGCGCGAAGGTCGCCGTGGCGGCGGCGTCGACGACGACGTTCCCCAGCCTCGACGCGCTGTTACGAGCCGAGCTCGGGCCGGACTGGCAGGATCGTTTCGCCGCGCTCGCCCTCGGCGACGTGGTGGTGCGCAAGAAGCCCGATCCGGGGATCTACCACTGGGCGCTCGGTGCGCTCGGGTCAAGCTACGACACGGTCGTCGCGATCGAGGACAACCGTAACGGTTTGCTCGCCGCCAAGGGTGCGGGCCTTGCGGTGGTGGTGACCCGATCTCTCTATGCGAAGGACGAGGATCTGCACGAGGCGGACGTGCTCGCCAGCTCGCTCGGAGAGCCAGCGTCCCCCGCAACGATCGTTGTCGACGGCGCCCCGCACGAGGGTGTCGTGGACCTCGCACTGCTGGAGCGACTCGTCGAGCGTGGGTAG
- a CDS encoding S26 family signal peptidase, whose translation MLAVLVVGWMLRPRRVVVDGLSMRPALEPGDRLVVGPGRARVGRIVVVDLGGGRPLAVKRVAARVRGAVWVVGDDLAHSTDSRSLGWIARGRIHGVVWWRYGPSDRRGRVAPAPSSDSTAGLPTIPSTIT comes from the coding sequence ATGCTGGCTGTTCTCGTGGTCGGGTGGATGCTCCGGCCTCGGCGCGTCGTGGTCGACGGCCTCTCCATGCGCCCGGCCCTCGAACCTGGCGATCGTCTCGTCGTGGGGCCCGGGCGCGCTCGGGTGGGGAGGATCGTCGTCGTCGACTTAGGCGGTGGACGGCCCCTCGCCGTCAAGCGCGTTGCGGCTCGAGTACGAGGTGCCGTGTGGGTGGTCGGGGACGATCTCGCTCACTCGACCGATTCGCGGAGCCTCGGATGGATCGCACGAGGACGCATCCACGGCGTGGTCTGGTGGCGCTACGGGCCGAGCGATCGGCGGGGCCGGGTCGCGCCTGCGCCATCCAGCGACTCCACAGCTGGGCTACCAACCATCCCCAGCACGATTACCTAA
- a CDS encoding penicillin acylase family protein, translated as MRIGRVVAAAVVLAGVVGIEAVGVAGVPALGSVLDPSTGVLALATRAGMPTSASFQMAVPGTARIGFTSTGFIGVSATSDASLWYAMGYAEGRTRLFEMDLLRREAGGTLAALLGHTYLASDEFQLRLGVRAAAEANLAALPPADRAILDEFTAGVNAARSWEIAHHALSTPYLLLGTTPAPWQPVDSMLVQEFLAEELDYTQQPVDLTRAVARLGLARVKALFPTLAADPQSPFDTGPYPASGITPLDPPVPVSHQLTSALGSIERAWSGVPAWARHQAGDSNNWAIAATHTTTGAPILAGDPHLPQTLPSIWLWLSANAPGYHFAGVAAPGLPIVLIGRTPTTAWSLTDAETQATYFYRMTTSPSHPGAYRFDGTWRPYTYRHYTIAIHGGQPVTITVPVTVDGPVISLRGTPVAVDWLGDQVSLDFPALLKAIKAQTLGEFEQALRGWKAPAQNFAFADAQGQIGIIAAGEYLQFRRAIPWLVMNGNGTEQPIGAIPFDAVPESNNPARGFVFSANQRPVGPGYPYYLGTSADFYANGFRADEIAHVLSTTPHLGVRAVEHLQTSVTDYLATQLVPWIVHHAHAAPGTSAAAALHLLASWNDQMGASSQAASVWWTWLGYDIRDLFGPLWRSARLDQPTGSILVINQLNDPLLEDLQAIDTGTMTPTAIATPGDPHPSPSAIATAALAQTATWLTSHLGSVGHWQWRRIHRREFPSLTGVASLAYGPRGSSGDAWTVNAADGGLLSEQGPSWRMIVAFGRASLGILPGGESENPLSAWYENLIPLWWNGRYLSFTTASLTHPIATWTLVGLR; from the coding sequence GTGCGGATCGGACGCGTCGTTGCGGCAGCGGTCGTGCTCGCTGGGGTCGTCGGCATCGAGGCGGTTGGGGTCGCGGGCGTTCCCGCGCTCGGCAGCGTGCTCGATCCCTCGACAGGGGTACTCGCCCTCGCCACACGGGCAGGGATGCCCACGTCGGCCTCGTTCCAGATGGCGGTCCCGGGCACCGCGCGGATCGGCTTTACGTCGACGGGTTTCATCGGGGTCAGTGCCACGAGCGATGCGAGCCTCTGGTACGCGATGGGGTATGCCGAGGGTCGTACACGCCTGTTCGAGATGGACCTGCTGCGACGAGAGGCGGGCGGCACGCTCGCAGCGCTGCTCGGACACACCTACCTTGCATCGGACGAGTTCCAGCTACGCCTCGGGGTGCGAGCCGCGGCCGAGGCGAACCTCGCGGCGCTGCCTCCCGCCGATCGCGCGATCCTCGACGAGTTCACGGCCGGCGTGAACGCCGCACGCAGCTGGGAGATCGCCCATCATGCCCTGTCGACGCCCTACCTCCTCCTCGGTACGACGCCAGCGCCCTGGCAGCCCGTCGACAGCATGCTCGTCCAAGAGTTCCTCGCCGAAGAGCTCGACTACACCCAGCAGCCCGTCGACCTCACGCGTGCGGTCGCGCGCCTCGGGCTCGCTCGCGTGAAGGCATTGTTCCCCACGCTCGCCGCCGATCCCCAGAGCCCCTTCGACACCGGGCCCTATCCGGCAAGCGGCATCACGCCGCTCGACCCGCCGGTCCCCGTCTCACACCAACTCACATCGGCCCTTGGCAGCATCGAGCGGGCCTGGAGCGGCGTGCCCGCGTGGGCCCGCCACCAAGCCGGTGACTCGAACAACTGGGCCATCGCAGCCACGCACACCACGACCGGCGCGCCGATCCTCGCTGGCGACCCGCACCTGCCCCAGACACTCCCGTCGATCTGGCTCTGGCTGAGTGCCAATGCACCTGGCTACCACTTCGCAGGGGTCGCGGCGCCAGGCCTGCCCATCGTCCTGATCGGGCGCACCCCGACGACCGCGTGGAGCCTCACCGACGCCGAGACACAGGCGACGTACTTCTACCGCATGACCACCTCCCCCTCACACCCCGGCGCCTATCGCTTCGACGGCACGTGGCGCCCCTACACCTACCGGCACTACACCATCGCCATCCACGGAGGCCAGCCGGTGACCATCACGGTGCCGGTCACCGTCGATGGCCCAGTGATCTCGCTCCGCGGCACCCCCGTCGCGGTGGACTGGCTCGGCGACCAGGTCTCGCTGGACTTCCCGGCCCTCCTCAAGGCCATCAAGGCGCAGACGCTCGGCGAGTTCGAACAGGCACTTCGCGGATGGAAGGCACCCGCGCAGAACTTCGCCTTCGCCGATGCCCAAGGGCAGATCGGCATCATCGCAGCCGGGGAATACCTCCAGTTCCGTCGCGCCATCCCCTGGCTCGTGATGAACGGCAACGGCACCGAACAGCCCATCGGTGCCATCCCCTTCGATGCCGTCCCGGAGTCCAACAACCCGGCACGAGGCTTCGTCTTCTCGGCGAACCAGCGCCCCGTGGGTCCTGGCTACCCCTACTACCTCGGCACGAGTGCCGACTTCTACGCGAACGGCTTTCGAGCCGACGAGATCGCCCATGTACTCTCGACTACCCCGCATCTCGGTGTGCGTGCGGTCGAGCACCTGCAAACCTCGGTCACGGACTACCTCGCCACCCAGCTCGTACCGTGGATCGTGCACCACGCCCACGCCGCGCCTGGCACGAGTGCAGCCGCGGCGCTCCACCTCCTCGCCTCCTGGAACGACCAGATGGGAGCCTCGTCGCAAGCGGCGAGCGTCTGGTGGACCTGGCTCGGCTATGACATCCGTGACCTGTTCGGTCCGCTCTGGCGCAGCGCTCGGCTCGACCAACCCACGGGCAGCATCCTTGTCATCAACCAGCTCAACGATCCACTGCTCGAGGACCTCCAGGCGATCGACACCGGGACCATGACACCCACCGCGATCGCGACGCCCGGCGATCCTCACCCCTCACCCTCTGCGATCGCCACGGCCGCCCTCGCCCAGACCGCGACCTGGCTCACCAGCCACCTCGGGAGCGTCGGCCATTGGCAGTGGCGTCGCATCCACCGCCGCGAGTTCCCCTCGCTGACGGGCGTGGCCTCGCTCGCCTACGGGCCACGCGGATCGTCCGGCGACGCCTGGACCGTCAACGCCGCCGACGGCGGGCTCTTGTCGGAGCAAGGACCGAGCTGGAGGATGATCGTCGCCTTCGGACGAGCGTCGCTCGGCATCCTCCCTGGTGGCGAGAGCGAGAACCCCCTGTCTGCGTGGTACGAGAACCTGATCCCGCTGTGGTGGAACGGTCGCTACCTCAGCTTCACCACCGCGAGCCTGACCCATCCCATCGCGACCTGGACCTTGGTGGGCCTGCGATGA
- a CDS encoding oxygenase MpaB family protein, protein MATLFGPSSAVWVLHGDAAGLIGGLRALAVQALEPRALAGVDQFSRFQNDPDRRLAETVDFVDVITYGTLEEVDAAIERVRRLHEGVRGVDPVSGMPFDANDPELLAFVHDSLVASVSVAYRTLHPGAPTSLLDTYTTEMRRFAERMGADLGLVPADFAGCVRLVESWPTLTVSPAFRRAFEVLEALHVEGPVQMVWPAVMHWVRHSLPTWVRVALEVEEDPVGDAVAWVLLELATRIGRVIVPPSPRRLAALGVA, encoded by the coding sequence ATGGCGACCCTGTTCGGTCCTTCATCGGCGGTGTGGGTGCTCCATGGTGATGCTGCCGGCCTGATCGGGGGTTTGCGCGCACTCGCGGTCCAAGCGCTCGAGCCTCGAGCACTCGCGGGCGTCGATCAGTTCTCGAGGTTCCAGAACGATCCCGATCGCCGACTGGCCGAGACCGTCGACTTCGTCGACGTCATCACCTACGGCACGCTCGAGGAGGTCGACGCCGCCATCGAGAGGGTCCGACGGCTCCATGAGGGGGTGCGCGGCGTCGACCCTGTCTCGGGGATGCCCTTCGACGCGAACGACCCCGAGCTTCTCGCCTTCGTGCACGATTCGCTCGTCGCCTCGGTCAGCGTGGCGTATCGAACCTTGCACCCTGGCGCTCCGACGTCACTGCTGGATACCTACACCACCGAGATGCGGCGCTTCGCCGAGCGCATGGGCGCGGACCTCGGTCTCGTGCCAGCCGACTTCGCGGGGTGCGTCCGTCTCGTCGAGTCGTGGCCGACCCTGACCGTGTCGCCCGCCTTCCGCCGCGCGTTCGAGGTCCTCGAGGCGCTGCACGTCGAGGGGCCCGTGCAGATGGTGTGGCCAGCCGTGATGCACTGGGTTCGCCACTCGCTGCCCACGTGGGTGCGGGTCGCGCTCGAGGTGGAGGAGGATCCGGTCGGTGATGCGGTCGCGTGGGTCCTGCTCGAGCTCGCCACGCGGATCGGGCGGGTGATCGTGCCGCCGTCGCCTCGGCGTCTCGCGGCGCTCGGGGTCGCCTAG
- a CDS encoding HAD family hydrolase: MDDALFATDFDGTLLDSTGEPVRRSADAFAAARRGGLAVVPVTARGPRSSLAIARTLHLGPVCVCSNGVLGLDVRTGDVIWRHGLPPGSVAEIISAVAREIPEARFAVETREQFLVEPAFFEPQWRRFAVATVVARRGLAAAEVLKVVVRAPHRRGDELQGQLRGVLGGLSLIPGSSDWLDIIAHGVSKGSGIGLGAEVLGVDLERVGAVGDHLNDVAMFHTVGRAYAVADGHPRALEAADEIVSACGDGGAGEALRRFVDTIDLPMSQRLPRRER; this comes from the coding sequence GTGGACGACGCCCTCTTCGCGACGGACTTCGACGGCACGCTCCTCGACTCGACCGGCGAGCCGGTCCGACGGAGCGCGGACGCCTTCGCCGCGGCCCGACGCGGGGGCCTCGCCGTCGTCCCGGTCACGGCGCGAGGGCCGCGGTCGTCGCTCGCGATCGCGCGGACGTTGCACCTCGGGCCTGTGTGCGTCTGTTCGAACGGCGTGCTGGGGCTCGACGTGCGCACGGGTGACGTCATCTGGCGCCACGGTCTCCCGCCGGGCAGCGTCGCCGAGATCATCTCTGCGGTGGCGAGGGAGATCCCCGAGGCTCGGTTCGCCGTCGAGACGCGGGAGCAGTTCCTCGTGGAACCGGCGTTCTTCGAGCCGCAGTGGCGACGGTTCGCGGTCGCGACGGTCGTCGCTCGGCGGGGCCTCGCCGCCGCCGAGGTCCTCAAGGTCGTCGTGCGCGCGCCCCACCGGCGTGGGGACGAGCTGCAGGGTCAACTGCGTGGCGTCCTTGGAGGCCTGTCGCTGATCCCGGGCTCCAGCGACTGGCTCGACATCATCGCCCATGGGGTGTCGAAGGGCTCAGGCATCGGTCTCGGTGCCGAGGTCCTCGGCGTCGACCTCGAGCGGGTGGGTGCTGTCGGCGACCATCTCAACGACGTCGCGATGTTCCATACGGTGGGCCGCGCTTACGCGGTCGCCGACGGTCATCCGCGCGCCTTGGAAGCGGCGGATGAGATCGTGTCCGCCTGTGGTGACGGTGGGGCCGGCGAGGCGCTCAGGCGCTTCGTTGACACCATTGACCTGCCAATGTCTCAGCGCCTTCCAAGGCGCGAACGGTAG
- a CDS encoding inositol monophosphatase family protein: MPEAAGGVDQLLTLARETAEACLASVEATSTDWSSTGDRRGQHRGDVVADQAALELLDRPWLNVVSEESGVLDRGAALTAIVDPIDGSTNASRGLFPWASSVAIADDKGPLVGVVSLCRGGGTYWAVRGAGARRDRRPVSSSAASSVRGKLVACNGTPRAWLGWGQLRAFGSAASELAFVAEGSIDALVDFSEGLAIWDIAAGVLIAREAGAAVVRANGNEVDLSPTAPRQRIVAGASTSLATELVAALAGVGLERR; this comes from the coding sequence GTGCCAGAAGCCGCTGGTGGTGTCGACCAACTCCTGACGCTCGCGAGGGAAACCGCCGAGGCCTGTCTCGCAAGTGTCGAGGCGACCTCGACCGACTGGTCGTCCACGGGGGATCGTCGGGGACAGCATCGCGGTGACGTCGTTGCGGACCAGGCAGCGCTCGAACTGCTCGATCGCCCCTGGCTCAACGTCGTTTCGGAGGAGTCGGGGGTGCTCGATCGAGGAGCCGCGCTGACGGCGATCGTCGATCCCATCGATGGCTCGACCAACGCGTCGCGGGGTCTCTTCCCGTGGGCGAGTTCGGTTGCGATCGCGGACGACAAGGGCCCTCTGGTGGGGGTCGTGAGCCTGTGCCGAGGCGGCGGGACCTACTGGGCCGTGCGCGGGGCGGGAGCTCGCAGGGATCGGCGGCCGGTCAGCTCGAGTGCCGCATCGAGCGTGCGCGGCAAGCTCGTCGCCTGCAACGGGACGCCACGGGCGTGGCTCGGGTGGGGACAGTTGCGCGCGTTTGGCTCGGCAGCCTCTGAGCTGGCCTTCGTCGCAGAAGGCAGTATCGACGCTCTGGTGGACTTCTCGGAAGGGCTTGCGATCTGGGACATCGCAGCTGGCGTCCTCATCGCGCGTGAGGCCGGCGCGGCTGTCGTGAGGGCGAACGGTAACGAGGTGGACCTCAGCCCGACGGCGCCGCGACAGCGAATCGTCGCTGGAGCGTCGACTTCGCTCGCGACCGAGCTTGTCGCCGCCCTTGCTGGGGTCGGCTTGGAGCGGCGATGA
- a CDS encoding GNAT family N-acetyltransferase, producing the protein MTLAWVDRDDDLALALDAIRRYQAELGEDLCFQAPDDTIEALRGHYGPPGGVALWFDGGRAVGVVCVRKLDEHRAELKRLWVVPEYRGRGWGRALVEAALERARAAGFREIVLDSLDRLQPALELYRSLGFVSVEPYTTNPLPGAVFLGRTLFER; encoded by the coding sequence ATGACGCTGGCATGGGTCGATCGGGACGACGATCTCGCCCTCGCGCTCGACGCGATCCGTCGTTATCAGGCCGAACTTGGCGAGGACCTGTGCTTCCAAGCACCTGACGACACGATCGAAGCTCTGCGTGGGCATTACGGTCCTCCTGGCGGTGTGGCGCTGTGGTTCGACGGGGGACGGGCGGTCGGCGTGGTGTGCGTGCGCAAGCTCGACGAGCATCGAGCCGAGCTGAAGCGGCTGTGGGTCGTGCCCGAGTATCGGGGTCGCGGTTGGGGCCGAGCGCTCGTGGAGGCGGCGCTCGAGCGCGCGCGGGCAGCTGGCTTTCGCGAGATCGTCCTCGATTCGCTCGATCGTTTGCAGCCTGCACTCGAGCTCTATCGAAGCCTTGGATTCGTCTCGGTCGAGCCGTACACGACCAATCCGCTTCCCGGAGCCGTCTTCCTCGGCCGTACGCTTTTCGAGCGCTAG